The DNA region TCTGTGGGGCTGAAACTTGCGGGGGAAGAGGTTTTAGGCTTGGGTGAGGACGACATGTCTCAATCCATCAGTTAAACCCTCTTTTTCTATTTCATCAAAAAGTTGACGGTCTTTTGCCACGAACAATTCATCGATAGGTAAATTTGTAGAAAGAACAATTTCCATGATAGACTCTCCCGTATCAGGGTCGGCAAGCAAGTTGATTTTTTTTTCTACTGCTAATCCCGAGTAAACCCGTTCAATGATGGGGCCAAGCTGGGCTACAAATGACTTAGCCAGTGGCATGGAATCTAAATATAGTTCGATAGATGACTGTTGAACACTTTCAAAGTGGTAACCTCTCAAGAGGAGAGACTCTGCCGTTTGGCCTTTACTGAAGAAGTGGTCGTATCCGATACTACTCTTTAAGTCAGAAGGACAGGTTGGGATTGAATAAGTAAAATTATAAGGGCTTAGCGTAAGACAACAAAAGGCAAGTGTTGAAAGTAAAGGCGAGTTGCTTTTTTTAGGGGGAAGCGCCATAACCATATCGGTTAGAGGTTTCCTGTATGGATCAATGTTTTCGACAGTACTTGTATTCATTATTTGAGACCTATTGCTGTTAGTTGTTTTGCATTCAGCAAATCACGAATAGTCTGTTTATTATACTCATGGAGGATATCAAAGATAGAACGTAAGTAAGCTTCGCTATTATTTGAGGAGGAAAGCGCTTCTGGATCAGAATGATATCTAATCGTATGTTCGATAGTAGTAATGATTCCAGCAGGTGTTTCATTTGTGCTTAAGTTGAGTACATTGAGAAATCGACCTTTGAACTCAGATTTACTCTCAAACCACCCCTGATGCACATGCCATAGCGCCCCTGCTTGCTTAACCTGTTTTGTTAAAAATCTAGAGTTTAGATTAAAAATCTGATTTAGCTGATATGCCTCTTGCGAAGGCCCTATAAAACGATCAACGACTCGCAACGCTAAGAATATTAAAGGATTTTGTTCGTCTGCTCCTGTTGACAGTACTACCGAAAGATCCTTTAAGGCCTTTGCCGAGCTAGACCCCCACCTATCATAGTCAAAACAAGAAATTTCAGCTACATTTTCATTAGCTCTTATTGCCCATGTAGGTTTGTTCGTTTCCTTGTTGATCGTTTGTAACGAAAATCCAGATACCCCAGTCTTAATTTGGGGGGGGAGCTCCTGATTCGGAGTACCTTCAAGTTTTAATTCAACCGAGTGGACTGGCGAAAAAATTGGATACTCAGAGGATAAAGTTTCCTTAAGCGTTTCAAGGGCATTTAATGAAGAATGGGAGAAAGGTTTTTCATGTGCAGCTATGAAAGTAGCGACCTCAATAGAGTGCTTATCGCCAATTGGCCGTCCCATTATGATTCCTTAAAATATTAAAATTGATGCGTGCGAGGGGATTAAAACTGATGGAATGAGTATGTGTTTACATATAGTATATTCGTCATATTATATTTAATCCGCCATGTCAATAAGCAGTTTCAAAGTGCGCTGGTGGTAGCCTGGTGGGGGAGTAAACACATTTTCTTTCTCCTGTTGGTTCTTCTAGACTAACCGAGACCAATAAAACGAGCCCATTAACTTGTCCGCACATTACCCTACACAGACAATCCTTTTGGTCTGCCGGGAGATTGTCTGCTGGTACTGGAAAATAGTTCATGATGTCCTCAATCACATCCTAAAAATAACGAAATTTATGGTTGTTACTGATAAGGTCACAAAAAGATGGGGTGTTCGAGATAAAGTTCTCGGCACCCCATTTCATTTTTATAGCAGCACAGTAGCCAGCAACAAGTTTGGAAGTTGCAAAATACTTATGCTTCGGAAGTGGACCTATTAAGGAACTTGATTGACAAAAAAAAGCCGTCCAGATACTGTAACGTCAGTTTTATGATAGGATGAACAAACTGATCTTCTCGGCGCGTACCGATTTCTTTAGGCACCCTTGCCAAGGGGAAATCTTATTTACTGCTATGCAATGCCTGATTTATCGGGCATTATCAACTTATCAGGGCAAATTGACCTGATAATAAGTGGTTATGTTTTAAGCACACTATGACAGAACCTATTTTTTTGTATATTGGTCTTGCAATATGTATGTTTGCAATTCTTCAATCTATTTTTGGAGTGGCGATATATTTCACTATCTTGTCAAAATTCACTGGCGGGAAAATCGTAGCAAGAGAAAAAGAACCCAATGAATTTAAAACAGCTATTATTATTCAATTGGTTACGGGATGCTTTCTTATTGTGCTTGAAATTCTTGTTTAAAGTATTCTTTGTGTCCAACTGTTTTTATAGAACTCAACAGATATAGTTTAAATCAACATAACCAGTCACTTAACCGGACCGTCCGACCTAGGCGGCTTTTTCCAATGTCTCCGGGTCGCTTGCTTGTGGACAGTCCTTCCGGGGGCCGGTTAGCTCAACGTTATGCCGAACTTAAAAGATAAGATACAAATGTGTTCACAAGGTCATTTAGCAACAAACAATTAATGTGGAGGCAGACGTTTGTTAACCTTACAGAATATCTCACTTATGTTAATTGCACTATTTGCAGGAGCAAGCTTTGTAATCCAGCAGGCAGTCAATTCAAATCTTCGTTTTGAAATTGGATCACCTTGGTGGGCTGGATTCTTTAGCTATCTTGGCGGCACAATCGTTATGCTCATTATGATTTTTTTGATGCGAGATCCAATTGTGACTGCCAACCTGACTTTACGTAGCTCATTATGGTCATGGACAGGAGGTCTGTTTGGAGCCATTTACATAGCTATTTCGATCCTGCTATTACCCCGACTGGGTATCTTCACCGTTGTCGCATTAATAGTAGTTGGCCAGTTAATAACATCAGTCGCATTTGACCATTTCGGCGTTATGAATGTGCCAATTCAACCCATAACTATTACACGAGGAATTGGCGCAGGATTTCTTTTAATCGGAGCAATATTGATTCGGTGGTAAATTTTATCCAGGCGATTATGTATAAAGAAATTAGGCATAACAAACGGCTGCACACGGAAAATCTGGCCTACGGCCAGTTTTCCGGTGAGCCTTCTCGTTAACCCTCAACGATACAATTTATGTCTATAATAATTTCCCTCGATAAATGTTCTGCTATTTCACCTCATTGTGTTGTGAAAATTATGCAAGGAGGGAAATTACCTAAAGGTGGCGGTATATGGAGCATCGAGAATGAAATTAAACCTTCAGATTTATACTGCTATCTTTACGCAAAGTTTGGACCGCCGAACGGTTTACAAAACCTATTCAGACAAGATGATTCTGATAACCTAATTCATTGGGATTGGACTCTTGGTCATGAACTTGGCTTGATTATGATTCTTGGGTTAAATATGCGCACAGAAGTTCATCTCCTCGGTAACTTTGATTTTCCGCGCTGCAATAAAGAAGCATTTATTTCATCTATAAAAAATGATCTTGGCAACTATGGTAAGGCAATATCAAAATTTCGCTGTGAACATCTAGAAAATTGGGATATTTTTATTAATCCATATAGACAATTAAATGATACTGTAGAGCAATTTATTACTGAGTTAAGTGAATTAGATTTAAACCCGAAAAAAGAAAACCTACAAAATCCTACTAGCCCTGCTAATTATTCAAATTTCATGGATAAAATGAATAAATTAATGGAGCGCTATAATAAAGGAATCGGTCTTGCCATCTCTTTGAGAATTATGCTGCCAATACTTGCAGAGACTTTTATTAATCTCTTAATTTTCATTCTATGCCGACCAGACATAAGAAATAATAAGAGACTATTCGATTCTTACTTCAAGGAAAATATTGACGTAAGAATCCAATCTCTTCACATAAAATGTTCCGGTTTTGCAACACCAATTGATTGGAACTCTGAGCAGTGTAAAAAATACAATTCGATTGTTAATCAACGTAATGACCTATTACATGGCAATATCGCCGTTGAAAAGCTGAAATTCTCAGAAATTTTTTTTAATGGAAAGGTCCCTGTGTTTAAACAGTATGAAACAATGTGGCAGCAATCAGTTGGTGTGTCAATTAACGCATCAGGTGTTGGTAGTGTCAAACAACTTCAAGAAGATATTCAAGAATTTATTGAATATGTGCTTTCTTGCCTGGAATCTGATGCAAAAGGGCATGTGGAATTTATCTTAGCCAAACGAGATATTGGAAGGAATCGTGAAAATGGTCGACTAGGTATTCTCCTCCCTGACTACCTTGTTGATTTTGGAGTTTCATATATACAAAATGGTTAACAAGCGCATAGAGAGGGACGGCGGGGAGCAGCGTTCTCTGTATCAAGTCCAGTGGCCGCCGCCCCTCATGCTGGCGTTGTTTAGGAGATATATAAAATGGGTAGTTGCTGTGAAGACAATTGTGCTGTAGAAGCCCTTCGCGAAAGTCAGCGAGGAACACTGCGAAATGTGCTCGGCATTAATGCCGTAATGTTCCTGTTGATCGTGGTGGCCGCACTTTATGGCAAGTCAACTGCGTTGTTAGCTGACAGCCTTGATAACCTTGGTGATGCTTTGACATATGGCCTTAGCTTGTACGCTGTTTCGAGGGTCGATGCCGTAAAGGCTAAGGTCGCGCTGTTCAAGGGCGGCTTAATTTTCTTAGCAGCTTGTGCCGTGGTTGCCCAAATAGTCTACAAATTTTTCGTTCCAAGCGTTCCTGTCTTTGAGATCATGGGCATGTTCAGCCTTCTCGGCCTCGTCGCAAACTCACTCTGTCTTTATTTACTTTGGCGGCATCGCCACGCAGACGTGAATATGAGTTCGGTGTGGGAGTGCTCACGAAATGACATAGCATCAAACATTTCAGTGTTTGTGGCGGCCGGTGCGGTCTGGCTCACCGGTTCGAGTTGGCCCGATATCATTGTTGCATTAGGTCTAGTATGGTTGTTAATCCGTTCTTCGATTCGAGTTGTTTCGTCAGCCATGGTAGCGCTTCGTGCAGCAACCTAATCGGATAGCCGGGGGTTTTTCTCCCCCAGCCTCCACACCACCTAGCAAGTTTGTAGGTTGGGTTGAGCATCGCGAAACCCAACAATTTTGGTCGTGGTGCAGACCATGATGCCGTTTGGGACATCCGTAACTGTTGGGTTTCGTTCCTCAACCCAACCTACAAGGTTTCCCCGGGCGATATCTTGAATGATGTCCTATCTCACATCCTAAGAATTGCCAAACTGATGAATGTTACTGATAGGTATAAGACAATGAGGCACCTCGAAACCTGAAGACTTGCGTATATTCCCTCAAATCAACCACACCCGTGAGATGTGTGGTGGCTGGCCATTATAAGCAAACAGGAGATCGGTTTGCATCTTTGATGTAGACTCCGTTTGTCGGAATGCAAAGATGCAAAATAATG from Desulfobulbaceae bacterium includes:
- a CDS encoding TIGR04255 family protein; this translates as MGRPIGDKHSIEVATFIAAHEKPFSHSSLNALETLKETLSSEYPIFSPVHSVELKLEGTPNQELPPQIKTGVSGFSLQTINKETNKPTWAIRANENVAEISCFDYDRWGSSSAKALKDLSVVLSTGADEQNPLIFLALRVVDRFIGPSQEAYQLNQIFNLNSRFLTKQVKQAGALWHVHQGWFESKSEFKGRFLNVLNLSTNETPAGIITTIEHTIRYHSDPEALSSSNNSEAYLRSIFDILHEYNKQTIRDLLNAKQLTAIGLK
- a CDS encoding DMT family transporter, coding for MLIALFAGASFVIQQAVNSNLRFEIGSPWWAGFFSYLGGTIVMLIMIFLMRDPIVTANLTLRSSLWSWTGGLFGAIYIAISILLLPRLGIFTVVALIVVGQLITSVAFDHFGVMNVPIQPITITRGIGAGFLLIGAILIRW
- a CDS encoding cation transporter, whose protein sequence is MGSCCEDNCAVEALRESQRGTLRNVLGINAVMFLLIVVAALYGKSTALLADSLDNLGDALTYGLSLYAVSRVDAVKAKVALFKGGLIFLAACAVVAQIVYKFFVPSVPVFEIMGMFSLLGLVANSLCLYLLWRHRHADVNMSSVWECSRNDIASNISVFVAAGAVWLTGSSWPDIIVALGLVWLLIRSSIRVVSSAMVALRAAT